The genomic interval CAAACTCGACCGGCTCGGCTGGCGGGCGCTGTTCGACGCGACGGTCGTCACCGGGTCGCTGCCCGAGCCGAAACCCGACGCGGGCGCGTTCCTCGCGCTCGCGGCGGCGCTGGGCGTCCCCGTCGAGTCCGTGGTGTACGTCGGCGACCACCCGGTCAACGACGTCGAGGGGGCGCGCGACGCCGGGATGGTTCCCGTGCAAGTCCTCTACGACGGCGGCCCCGACCCGCACCCCGACGCCGCGGCGACGGTCGAGCGGGACGCGCTGGCCGAGGCCCTCCCGACCGTGCTGGACGGGCTCTAGATGAGAAACGCCCGCTACTCGGGGGCGTCCAGCGATTCCACGACCGCGACGAACACGTCCGTCAGCCGCTTCACCTCGGCGCCGTCCTCGGCGAAGACGAGCGTCCGCGGCGGCTCGACCGCCTTCGGGCGGACGCGGAGACCGGCGTCCCCGCCGGCCGCGACCGCCGCCTCCACCCCGTGCGCGAACGCCGCGTGTATCCGGTCGGGGTGGACCGCGACCTCGGCGACGCGCTCCCCGTCGAGCGCGACCGCGTAGGCGTACGCGCCGAACTCGTCCGGCTCCACGTCGGGGTCGGCGTCGGCGACCGAGAGCCGGCCGAGCGGCCCGGAGTCGCGGCCGTGTATCTCCGAGGAGAGCAGTTCCGCGAGACGCCGGCCGTCCGTCGTCCGGTCCTCGACCATCAGAGGTCGGCGAGGGCCGCGTCGGTTTCGGCCGCCACGTCGATGCCGCGGCGGCGGGCGTACAGTATCGCGGCCGTCTCGATGGTGACCGCGAGGTCGGCCTGCAGGCGGTTGATGCCCGCGACGGCCTCCTGCTTCTCGACGCCGGCCTCGACGCAGGCGCCGAGCGTCTTCTCGAACACGGACCGTTGCTGGAGCACGGACTCGTCGGGGTGGAAGCCCTCGGGGACCGACACGCCGTCGGGGTCGAAGCCGGCGACGAGTTCGTCGCCCTCGCGGTCGAGCAGCCCCTCGCTCGCGGCCACGTCGACCAGCCGCTTCGCCTGGTCGGGGGAGAACCAGTCGCGGTCGAGCGAGAGGTCGACGACGAAGCTGCTCTCGGCCATCCGGCGGCTCCCCGCGGCCCGGAAGGGGACGGCGACGGCGACGCGGAGGCTCATACCGGGCCGGGGAGCGCCCGCGGCAAAGACCCATCGAACCCGGCGTTCGGTCGCCGAACCGAGTCGAACGATTCAAGTCCGCGAGCGGCGAGATTCGGGGTATGAAGAGCCACGGACGTTCCACGACGAAGCGGACCGGCGGGCGACGGCGACCGAACCACAAGAAGCGCAAGCACGAACTCGGCTCCTCGCCGACCGAGACCCGCGTCGGCGACCGGAAGCTGAAGGTCGTCGAGACGCGCGGCGGCACGCAGAAGATTCGCGCAATCCAGAACGACGTGGCGACGGTCGCGACCGGCGACGGCGAGACCGTCAGCGTCGAGATCGAGAACGTCTCCGAGAACGAGGCGAACCCGAACTACGTCCGCCGGAACATCGTGACGAAGGGCGCCATCGTCGATACGCCCGAGGGGCGCGCCCGCGTCACCTCCCGCCCGGGCCAGGACGGGCAGATCAACGCCGTCCTCCTCGACGAGTAACGCGGCTTCTCTCCCGTTTTCCCAGCCGAGCAGCTACGGCTTCGGCGCGGCCTTCTGGAGCGCCGTCTCGGCGATGTTGCCGCCGTAGTCGCCGGCCCGCGACAGCGAGTCGACGACGAGGCCGAGCAACTGCGCCTCCTGGGGGTCGAGGTCGAGCAGCAGCGCGTCCGTCTCGCGGACGAGCGCGTCCACGTCGTCGACGGATTGGCGGGCCTCGTTGGCGAGCCGGGTCGCCTCGTCGGAGTCCTCGGCCAGCATCGCGTCCATCGCGCGCTCGATGACGGCGACGGCCGCGTCGTGGAGCGACCGGAGTTCGTCGGCGACCGCCTCGGGGGGTGCGTCGAGCTCCTGGGCGTTCTGGGCGATCTTCGAGGCGTGGTCCGCGACCCGTTCGAGCTGGCGGGCACACGAGTGGTAGTCGAAGGCCGTCTCGCGGTCGAGGCCGACCTCCGCCGCGGTGGAGGGGTCGCGCAGGACGGAGCGGAACACCCGCGAGACCATGTAGTAGAGGCGGTTCACGTCGTCGTCGCGCTGGACCACGTCGGCCGCGAGGTCCGCGTCGTTCTCCACGAGCGCGTCCACGGCGTCGGCGAGCATCGTCGTCGCCACGAGCCGCATCCGCGTGACGGCGTTGTGGACGGACAGCTCCGAGGAGTCGAGCAGGTCCTGGAGCTGGACGTGTTCGCTCGTCTCGCCGATGACCTCCAGCCCGACGAGCCCCTGGGTCGCGTCGCGGATGGTCCGGCGCTGGCCGGCGCTGATGCGGGGCGCCTCCAGCGTGATGATGTCGAAGCCGCTGACGTACATCGTCATCACGGCGCGCGTGAGCTGGTCCCCCTCCAGGCCGGTGATGTCGAGGGTCCCCTCGACCTTCTCCTCGTCGCGGCGCGGGGTGAGAAGCAGGGCGTCGTCCTCGGGGTGGAACTCCACCACGCTCCCCCCGCTGACGCCGTTCGCCGTCGCCCAGTCCTTCGGGAGGCTCACGGTGTACGTCGACCCACCCGTCACCTGCACCTTTCGCGTCTCCATACCACAGGGTGGCACCCGGGAAGACTATAAATTGCGGTGATTCTATATACTTGTTCGAGAGGACGGGTCCGGAGGGAGCGGAGCGCCGGGAATCGGCCCGCGAACACGGCTCACAGCCGGGAACACGACCGCAAAGCGGGTCGTCAGGACGGAGCCGTACCGCCCGCGTGACACGGTTTTCTCGCCGGCCGTGTCATAGCGGTCCGGTTGAGAACAGTTGCCTATATACAACTACTGTAAGTAAATAGCAATCATAGAAGGGTACTTACTCGGGCTGGCCCCCTCCTCGGGTATGGCAGACGAGACACCGTACTCGCGTCGTCAGTTCCTCGGAGCGACCGGCACGGCGGCGGGCGCGCTCGCGCTCGCCGGCTGTACTCAGACCACCGGCGGCGAGTCGGAGGGGCTCTCCGGCGACGTGGACATCGCGGGGTCCTCGACGGTGTTCCCGCTCGCGACCGCGTTCGGGGAGTCGTTCAGCGCCGACCACCCGGACGTGAACGTCAACGTCCAGTCCACCGGGTCGGGCGGCGGCTTCGCGAACTTCTTCTGTCCCGGCGAGACGGACTTCAACAACGCCTCGCGCCCCATCCAGCCCGAGGAGGAGGAGCAGTGCGCCTCGAACGGCGTCGAGCCGGTCGAACTGACCGTCGCGACCGACGCGGTCACCGTCGTCGTCAACAACGACAACGACTGGGCGACGGAGCTCACGGTCGAACAGCTCCGGGAGATATGGTCCGCGGAGTCGCCCCCGACGACGTGGAGCGACATCGACGGCTCGTGGCCGGACGAGGAGATAGAGCTGTTCGGTCCCTCGGACGCCTCGGGCACGTACGACTACTTCATCGAGGCGATACTCGGCGAGGAGGGGCCGGGCCACCGCCAGGACTACGCCGCGACGGAGCAGGACCGCAACATCATTCAGGGCGTCGGCGGCTCGGAGTACGCCGTCGGCTACCTCGGCTTCGCGTACTACAGCCAGAACAGCGACGCCGTGACCGCGGTCGCCATCGACGACGGCGACGGCCCGGTCGAGCCCTCGCTGGAGACGGCGAAGTCCGGCGAGTACACCCCGCTCGCGCGGCCGCTGTTCACCTACCCGAAGAAGTCCGCGCTCGCGGAGGAACACATCGCGGAGTTCGCGCGCTACTTCGTCGAGAACACGACGAACGAGGAGGTCGTCGCGAACGAGGTCGGCTACGTCCCGCTCTCGGAGGAGGAACAGGCCGAACAGATGGACGTCCTCGAGACCGCCATCGAGGAGGCGAGCGGCAACTGAGCCGTCGAACGAAGAGCTTTTTCCCACACCGTCGGAGGGCTATATAGCATAGATGAGCACGGACGACTTCACGGACGACCTGACACGGAACACGGCGAACGCGCCCGAGGAGTTGGCCACGCGCGCCTTCTTCTTCGTCTGTGCCGCCCTGTCGATCATCACGACGGTCAGCATCGTCGTGCTGCTGGTGACGGAGGCCGCGAAGTTCTTCTCCGTCTCCGCCCCGCTGGTGGGGTTCCAGGGGGAGACCGTCGCGCTCCTCGACTTCGTCACCGGGACGACGTGGGAGATAAACAACAACGAGTTCGGCGTGCTCGCGCTCGTCTCCGCCACGGTGTTCGTCACCGTCGGGTCGGCCGTCATCGCGCTCCCGCTGGGCGTCGGGACGGCCATCTACCTCAGCGAGTACGCGACCCCGCGGGCGCGGTCCGTGCTCAAGCCCGCGCTGGAGATACTCGCGGGCGTCCCGACGGTCGTCTACGGCTTCTTCGCGCTCATCTACATCACGCCGGCCATCCAGTGGGTGTTCCCCGAGACGGGGACGTTCAACATCGCCGCGGCGAGCGTCGTGGTCGGCATCATGATAATCCCGATGGTCGCCTCCATCAGCGAGGACGCCATGTCGGCCGTGCCGGACGAACTCAGACAGGCCGGCTACGGGATGGGTGCGACGAAGTTCGACGTCTCGACCGGCATCGTCGTCCCCGCCGCGCTGTCGGGCATCGTCTCCTCGTTCATCCTCGCGCTGTCGCGCGCCATCGGCGAGACGATGGCCGTGACGGTCGCCGCCGGCTCGCAGGCGGCCTTCCTCGACCCGGTGCCGAGCTCCTTCCTCGAAGGGGCGCTGCCGATGACCGCCGCCATGATCAAACTGCTGCTCAGCGACATCACGGGCGGGGGGCTCGCCTACCGGAGCCTCTTCGCCATCGGACTGACCCTGTTCGTCATCACGCTCGCGATGAACGTGGTCAGCGACCTCGTCGCACAGCGCTACCGGGAGGAGTACTGAGATGGCGACCGACAGCGCCGTCGTGGAGGGGTTCGGCCGGGTCAGCCGCACCGCCGGAACCGTGTTCCGGTACCTGCTGTTGGCCGCGACGCTGTTCGGCCTGGTCGCGCTCACCGTCCTCCTCGTCTTCGTCTTCAACGACGCCGTCCAGCCGTTCACCGCCGACCCCGGCTGGCACCTCACCTACTTCCTCACGCTCGTCGTGCCGTCGCTCGCCGTCGGAGGCTACCTGTTCGCGCGGAACCGCGCCGCGCTCCGGACCGGCCTGACGACCATCGGCCTCCTCGTCGTCTCGCTCATGTTCGCGGGCGGCGTCGGGATGATATTCGTCGACATCGTCTCGCCCATCGTCTGGTTCGCGTACGTCCTCGCGCTCGCGATACCCACGGCCGTCGTCTACGGCGTCCGGCGGGCGGGCCTCGACCTGCCCTTCGTCGCGCGGGTCGGCGGCGCCGTCCTGCTCTACTACCTCTCCCTGTTCGGCCTGCCGGGGCCGGTCGGGAGCCTCGCGGGCGTCCCGAGCGTCGTGCCGGGCGTCGCGGGACTGGTCCAGTCGATACCGGTGCTCCCGGTGGACTGGATGCTCCTGACCGTGGCGTTCGTGCTCCCGGCCGCGGCGCTCGTCGGGCGGTCCGCCCGGGGTCGGGCGGGCGGCCGCGCGGGACTCGTCGCGGGGGGCGCGGCGCTCGCCGCGGCCGTCGTCGCGGCCGTCGCCGGCCCGTTCGTCGGCGTCACCTCGGTGCCCGCCCTCGTGCTGGTCGTCGTGGTCGGCTTCCCGACCGCGACGTACGTCTCCGGCGTCGCGCGCGGCCCGGAACGGGCGGGCCTCCTCGTGCCGGGCGTGCTGGTCGGGGGCGCGCTCGCCGGGGCCGTCGCCGTCGAGGCGCTCGGCTTCGCCGGCCCCGCCTCGTGGGTGGACTGGCAGTTCCTCACCAGCGCGCACAGCAGTACCGCGGAGAACGCCGGGCTCTACCCCGCCATCGGCGGGTCCATCCTCCTGATGATAACCGTCGCCGTGCTGTCGTTCCCGCTCGGCGTCGGCGCGGCGGTGTACCTGGAGGAGTACGCGCCGGACAACCGCCTCACGCGGCTCATCGACGTGAACATCTCCAACCTCGCGGGCGTCCCCTCCGTCGTCTACGGCCTGCTCGGCCTCGGCGTCTTCATCCGCTACCTGGGGAGCCCGACCGGCACCGTCCTCGTCGGCGGCGCGACGCTCGCGCTGCTCATCCTCCCCATCGTCATTATCTCCTCGCGGGAGGCCATCCGCTCGGTTCCCAACGACGTCCGACAGGCCTCCTACGGGATGGGGGCGACCCGCTGGCAGACGGTGAAGAACGTCGTCCTGCCGCGGGCGTTCCCGGGTATCCTCACGGGGACCATCCTCGCGCTCGGGCGGGCCATCGGCGAGACGGCCCCGCTCATCATGATCGGCGCGCCCGACGTGCTGTTCTCGCTCCCGACCGACCTCTCCTCGAAGGTGTCGGCGATGCCGCTGCAGGTGTTCGCGTGGGCGAGCCTCTACGCCGGGCCGGACTTCTGGCAGAAGGCCGTCCCGGCCGGCGTCGTCGTCCTCGTGAGCGCGCTGCTCGCGATGAACTCGGTGGCCATCGCCCTCCGTAACAAGTACCAGCAGGACAACTGACCATGACTGACGAGACACAGCAGACGGCCGACCCGCGCAGCGAGGAACCGATAGTCGAGACGGACGTGAGCGAGAGCGTCGCGGGGACGGGGCGCGGCGGCCCCACCCGCACCGTCGTCGAGGCGCGCGACGTGGACGTCTACTACAACGACGTGCAGGCCCTCGACGGCATCTCGCTCGCCATCCCCGAGAACCGCGTCACCGCGATGATCGGTCCCTCGGGGTGCGGCAAGTCCACCTTCCTGCGGTGTATCAACCGGATGAACGACCTCATCGACGCCGCGCGCGTCGAGGGGGAACTCCGCATCCGCGGGAAGAACGTCTACGACGACGACGTGGACCCCGTCGCGCTCCGCCGGCGGGTCGGTATGGTGTTCCAGAAGCCGAACCCCTTCCCGAAGTCCATCTACGACAACGTCGCCTACGGGCTGGAGATACAGGACAAGGAGGGCGACTACGACGAGATCGTCGAGGAGTCGCTCAAGCGGGCCGCGCTGTGGGACGAGGTGAAGGACAAGCTCCACACCTCCGGGCTCGACCTCTCCGGGGGCCAACAACAGCGGCTCTGCATCGCGCGGGCCATCGCCACCGACCCGGAGGTCCTGCTGATGGACGAGCCGGCCAGCGCGCTCGACCCCGTCGCCACCTCGAAAATAGAAGACCTCATCGACGACCTCGCCGGCGAGTACACGGTCGTCATCGTCACGCACAACATGCAGCAGGCCGCGCGCATCTCCGACAAGACCGCGGTGTTCCTGACCGGCGGCGAACTCGTCGAGTTCGACGACACCGAGACGGTGTTCCAGAACCCGAGTTCGCAGCGCGTCGAGGACTACATCACCGGGAAGTTCGGGTGAGGGGTATATAGTCGGCTCGTGAGGTATGGTGTGAGGAATATTCACATCCCCAAAGGTTCTTGCGGGGCGACGGTGTCTCCCCGGTAAGATGGCACGAAAGGGGTATCAGGAGAAGCTCGCGGCGCTGCGCGAGGACGTCCTCTACATGAGCGAGGTCGTCCTCGACCGGCTCCGTACCGGGCTGTCCGCGCTGGAGGAGAAGGACGACGACCTCGCGTGGGAGGTCATCGAGGGCGACGACGAGGTGAACGAACTGTACCTCGAACTGGAGAGCGACTGTATCGACCTGCTGAGCCTCCAGCAGCCCGTGGCGGGGGACCTGCGCTTCATCGCGGCGTCGTTCAAGATAATCACCGACCTCGAACGGGTCGGCGACCTCGCCACCAACCTCGGCGACTACACCCTCGACGCCGAACAGGAGCGCTACCCGGACGTGGACATCCAGGCCATCGGCGACGCCGTCATCGAGGCCATCGAGGAGGCGATGGCCGCCTACGAGACGAAGGACACGGACGCCTGCTTCGCCATCGCCGACCACGACGACGACATCGACGCCATGTGCGAGCGCGCCTCCACCACCGTCGTGCGCGAACTCATCGAGACGGAGATAGACGACGACACGACGGAGTCGGAGATAGAGGACCTGATGGCCGACGTGTCGCGGTTCCTGCTCACGGTGCGCGACCTCGAACGCGTGGGCGACCACGCGGTCAACATCGCCGGCCGGACCCTCTACATGGTCGAGTCCGACGACGCGCTCATCTACTGAAGTTCGGCCGCCCGGTCCGCCGCTGCCGCCTCGTCCTCGCACCGCTCGCGGAGCGTCCCCGACTCGGTCTCCACCACCAGCGTCGCGACCGACGACCGGAGCCACAGCGCCAGCCCGACGCCCGACGCCAGGAACAGCAGGACGCCGAGCGGGAACACCGTCGGGAACGGGACGCCCGCGGCGACGGCGCCCGTCGGGACGAGGACGCCGAGCAACAGCGAGGCGAGGCCGCCGACGAGCGGGCGGACGTCGCGGCCGGTCTCGACGCGGACCGACCGCACCGTCTCGCGCGCGACCGTCTCGCCGCCGACCGTCACCTCAGTCATTCTCCAGCCGTTCCTCGTCGGGCACGTCGAGTATCATCTCGGCGATGGACTCCATGTCGCCCGTGCCGAGCGCGCTCTGGACGAGCAGGTGGCCGCCGATGACGGCCGGGGAGATGACGGTGTCGGCGCCCGCCCGGCGGAGCTTCTTGGCGTTCTCCCGCTCCGTGGCGGCGGCGACGATGTTTATCTCGGGGTTGAGTTCCCGCGCCGTGAGCACGGCGAGCGCGTCCTGTGCGTCGTCGTCGGTCGCGGCGACGAGCGCGCGGGCCCGCTCGATGCCGACGCGGAGCAGCGGCTCCTCGTCCGACGGGTCCGCGGTTATCACCTCGATGTCGCGCTCGCGCATCTGTTGGGCCCGCTCGGGCGAGCGCGTGACGACGACGTACTGCGGCCCCCCGGCCGTCTCCGCCAGTTCTTCGATGACCGGTTCCGTGAGGTCGGAGACCCCGACCACGATGACGTGGTCCTCCAGCAGGTCGAGTGTCGAGTCGTTCATGGTTCCGAGCGCTTGTGCGAGCCGCGCCTCGATGGCCGGCGTCAGCAGCGTCCCCAGCGCCACACCGAAGGAGGCGACGCCGAGCAGCAGGACCGACATGGTGAACAGCCGCGCCTGCGCCGAGGCCGGGGCCGGGTAGACGTCGCCGTACCCCACCGTCGAGGAGGTGACGAGCGTGAAGTAGAACGCGTCCGTCACCGTGGCGACGTTCGTGAACTCCTCGCGGAGCACGTACGTCCCGATGGTCCCGTACGCCTGCGTGCCGATGATGGCCGCCAGCGCGGCGAGCTGGGTCGTCGAGAGGTCGAAGTCGCGGTCGAACACACCGCGGTTGAGGAGCACCGTCGGCAGCGACAGCACCGACAGCACCACCAGCGGGTACGAGTAGGCGCTGGTCTGGGCGAGGCCCTGCAGGGCCGTGACGGGCAACAGCAGGACCGTGAGGTACCACGCCCCGCGGAGCCGTCGCCGGAGGCCGTAGGCGGCCCCGAGCATCAGGAAGCCGGTGAGCGCGCCGGTGAAGCCCGCGGTCCGCTGGACGAGTTCGGGGACGAAGGGCGCGAGCAGTCCGGAGATGTCCGTCGTTCCGATGTTGACGATGCCGGTGACGACCGACAGCAGCGCGACGGCGGCCGGGAGCCACATCGCCGCGCGGACTCCGAGCACGCGCGCGAGCCGACGCCGTCGCCCGTCCTCGCTCATACGCGGAACCGACCGTCGGGCCCGGCATAAGCCGTCCGGTAGCTGTATATCCTCCCCGCCTGTTGCCCGGACAATGGCACCCCTTCCCGTCGAGATACTCCAGGGGATATACCTCGGCGTTCTCACCGGCATCCTCCCGGCACTCGTCGCGTGGGCGATGGGATTCGCGTTCAAGTACGTCACCGGGGTTTCCATCCCCGGGTTCGGTGTGGTCGTGATGGCGCTCGCGCTCGCGGGCGTCAACGGCGGCCTGCTCGCGCTCACCGACGAGAACATCCTCGACTCCGCGACCGGTCCCGTCATCGTCACCGCCATCGTCGTCGTGTTGATGCTGTCGCTGTACGCCCACGCGAAGGGCGACGCGATGGGCGCGGCGTTCCCGAAACGGCTCTCGCTGTCGGCGCTGCGCGAGCGCACCCTCTCGGCGGACGTGGTCGAGCGCGTCGGCGGGCGCGGTCGGGCCCGCGTCACCGTCGTCGGCGAGGTCGCCGACATGGAGGGGTACCCGCCGCTCACCGAGGAGATACGCAAGGGCATCAAGGAGGGCGAGTGGCGCTTCCCGGCGGAACTCCCGGTCGGCGAACTCGAAACCCGGTTCGCGGAGCGGCTCCGCACCGAGTTCGACCTGACCGACGTGTCCGTGGCCCTCGACGAGCGCGCGAACGCGACGGTCGCGGCCGCGCCGCCGCTGTCGGGGCTCTCGAAGCGCATCCCCGCCGGGAAGCGCGCCGTCTCAGTCGAGACGCTCGTCCCGACGGGGCTCGCGCGCGGCGACCTCGTGACCGTCACGGCCGGCGAGGCGACCGTCGAGGGGACGGTCGTGAGCGCGCGCTCCGGGGCGGGGTCGGAGAAGCCGGCCGCCGCCACCGACGGCGGTGAGGACGCGACCGAGCCGGCACCCGCACCCGCCACGACGACCGGCGGGGAGGGGCGGGTGACGGTGGCCGTCGCGCGGGCGGACGCTCCCGTGCTCCTCGGGACCGACCGCGCTCGCGTCGTCGTCCGGGCACGCGGCACGCACCGCGAGTACGAACTCGTCTCGCTGCTGCGGCGCGCCGGCAAGCGGTTCAGGAAGGTCACCGTCGGCGAGGACGGCGCGCTGACGGGCCGAACCCTCGGCGACGCCTCCCTGCGCGAGGAGTACGGCGTCGCGGTGCTCGCGGTACGCCGACCCGACGGCTGGACGCTCGCGCCGCGGGGCGACACGACGCTGACCGCGGGCGACGAGCTGTTCACGGTCGGGTCGCGGGACGCGCTCGACCGTCTCGCGGGGGTGACGGCGTGACCCAAGCCGTCGAGCTGCTGGGA from Halosegnis marinus carries:
- a CDS encoding 30S ribosomal protein S8e, translated to MKSHGRSTTKRTGGRRRPNHKKRKHELGSSPTETRVGDRKLKVVETRGGTQKIRAIQNDVATVATGDGETVSVEIENVSENEANPNYVRRNIVTKGAIVDTPEGRARVTSRPGQDGQINAVLLDE
- the pstB gene encoding phosphate ABC transporter ATP-binding protein PstB, with product MTDETQQTADPRSEEPIVETDVSESVAGTGRGGPTRTVVEARDVDVYYNDVQALDGISLAIPENRVTAMIGPSGCGKSTFLRCINRMNDLIDAARVEGELRIRGKNVYDDDVDPVALRRRVGMVFQKPNPFPKSIYDNVAYGLEIQDKEGDYDEIVEESLKRAALWDEVKDKLHTSGLDLSGGQQQRLCIARAIATDPEVLLMDEPASALDPVATSKIEDLIDDLAGEYTVVIVTHNMQQAARISDKTAVFLTGGELVEFDDTETVFQNPSSQRVEDYITGKFG
- the phoU gene encoding phosphate signaling complex protein PhoU, which encodes MARKGYQEKLAALREDVLYMSEVVLDRLRTGLSALEEKDDDLAWEVIEGDDEVNELYLELESDCIDLLSLQQPVAGDLRFIAASFKIITDLERVGDLATNLGDYTLDAEQERYPDVDIQAIGDAVIEAIEEAMAAYETKDTDACFAIADHDDDIDAMCERASTTVVRELIETEIDDDTTESEIEDLMADVSRFLLTVRDLERVGDHAVNIAGRTLYMVESDDALIY
- a CDS encoding phosphate uptake regulator PhoU — translated: METRKVQVTGGSTYTVSLPKDWATANGVSGGSVVEFHPEDDALLLTPRRDEEKVEGTLDITGLEGDQLTRAVMTMYVSGFDIITLEAPRISAGQRRTIRDATQGLVGLEVIGETSEHVQLQDLLDSSELSVHNAVTRMRLVATTMLADAVDALVENDADLAADVVQRDDDVNRLYYMVSRVFRSVLRDPSTAAEVGLDRETAFDYHSCARQLERVADHASKIAQNAQELDAPPEAVADELRSLHDAAVAVIERAMDAMLAEDSDEATRLANEARQSVDDVDALVRETDALLLDLDPQEAQLLGLVVDSLSRAGDYGGNIAETALQKAAPKP
- a CDS encoding PstS family phosphate ABC transporter substrate-binding protein, producing the protein MADETPYSRRQFLGATGTAAGALALAGCTQTTGGESEGLSGDVDIAGSSTVFPLATAFGESFSADHPDVNVNVQSTGSGGGFANFFCPGETDFNNASRPIQPEEEEQCASNGVEPVELTVATDAVTVVVNNDNDWATELTVEQLREIWSAESPPTTWSDIDGSWPDEEIELFGPSDASGTYDYFIEAILGEEGPGHRQDYAATEQDRNIIQGVGGSEYAVGYLGFAYYSQNSDAVTAVAIDDGDGPVEPSLETAKSGEYTPLARPLFTYPKKSALAEEHIAEFARYFVENTTNEEVVANEVGYVPLSEEEQAEQMDVLETAIEEASGN
- the pstA gene encoding phosphate ABC transporter permease PstA, which produces MATDSAVVEGFGRVSRTAGTVFRYLLLAATLFGLVALTVLLVFVFNDAVQPFTADPGWHLTYFLTLVVPSLAVGGYLFARNRAALRTGLTTIGLLVVSLMFAGGVGMIFVDIVSPIVWFAYVLALAIPTAVVYGVRRAGLDLPFVARVGGAVLLYYLSLFGLPGPVGSLAGVPSVVPGVAGLVQSIPVLPVDWMLLTVAFVLPAAALVGRSARGRAGGRAGLVAGGAALAAAVVAAVAGPFVGVTSVPALVLVVVVGFPTATYVSGVARGPERAGLLVPGVLVGGALAGAVAVEALGFAGPASWVDWQFLTSAHSSTAENAGLYPAIGGSILLMITVAVLSFPLGVGAAVYLEEYAPDNRLTRLIDVNISNLAGVPSVVYGLLGLGVFIRYLGSPTGTVLVGGATLALLILPIVIISSREAIRSVPNDVRQASYGMGATRWQTVKNVVLPRAFPGILTGTILALGRAIGETAPLIMIGAPDVLFSLPTDLSSKVSAMPLQVFAWASLYAGPDFWQKAVPAGVVVLVSALLAMNSVAIALRNKYQQDN
- the pstC gene encoding phosphate ABC transporter permease subunit PstC, whose protein sequence is MSTDDFTDDLTRNTANAPEELATRAFFFVCAALSIITTVSIVVLLVTEAAKFFSVSAPLVGFQGETVALLDFVTGTTWEINNNEFGVLALVSATVFVTVGSAVIALPLGVGTAIYLSEYATPRARSVLKPALEILAGVPTVVYGFFALIYITPAIQWVFPETGTFNIAAASVVVGIMIIPMVASISEDAMSAVPDELRQAGYGMGATKFDVSTGIVVPAALSGIVSSFILALSRAIGETMAVTVAAGSQAAFLDPVPSSFLEGALPMTAAMIKLLLSDITGGGLAYRSLFAIGLTLFVITLAMNVVSDLVAQRYREEY
- a CDS encoding potassium channel family protein, which codes for MAPLPVEILQGIYLGVLTGILPALVAWAMGFAFKYVTGVSIPGFGVVVMALALAGVNGGLLALTDENILDSATGPVIVTAIVVVLMLSLYAHAKGDAMGAAFPKRLSLSALRERTLSADVVERVGGRGRARVTVVGEVADMEGYPPLTEEIRKGIKEGEWRFPAELPVGELETRFAERLRTEFDLTDVSVALDERANATVAAAPPLSGLSKRIPAGKRAVSVETLVPTGLARGDLVTVTAGEATVEGTVVSARSGAGSEKPAAATDGGEDATEPAPAPATTTGGEGRVTVAVARADAPVLLGTDRARVVVRARGTHREYELVSLLRRAGKRFRKVTVGEDGALTGRTLGDASLREEYGVAVLAVRRPDGWTLAPRGDTTLTAGDELFTVGSRDALDRLAGVTA
- a CDS encoding DUF2240 family protein, with translation MSLRVAVAVPFRAAGSRRMAESSFVVDLSLDRDWFSPDQAKRLVDVAASEGLLDREGDELVAGFDPDGVSVPEGFHPDESVLQQRSVFEKTLGACVEAGVEKQEAVAGINRLQADLAVTIETAAILYARRRGIDVAAETDAALADL
- a CDS encoding NAD-binding protein yields the protein MSEDGRRRRLARVLGVRAAMWLPAAVALLSVVTGIVNIGTTDISGLLAPFVPELVQRTAGFTGALTGFLMLGAAYGLRRRLRGAWYLTVLLLPVTALQGLAQTSAYSYPLVVLSVLSLPTVLLNRGVFDRDFDLSTTQLAALAAIIGTQAYGTIGTYVLREEFTNVATVTDAFYFTLVTSSTVGYGDVYPAPASAQARLFTMSVLLLGVASFGVALGTLLTPAIEARLAQALGTMNDSTLDLLEDHVIVVGVSDLTEPVIEELAETAGGPQYVVVTRSPERAQQMRERDIEVITADPSDEEPLLRVGIERARALVAATDDDAQDALAVLTARELNPEINIVAAATERENAKKLRRAGADTVISPAVIGGHLLVQSALGTGDMESIAEMILDVPDEERLEND